The DNA window GGACGTCGGTGTGACAGGACGGGCAGAGGAGGCATCCGTTGTCGAGGACGGTTTTGCCGCCGTGGGAGTAGAACGTGATGTGGTGGGCGTGGGTCCAGCCGGCGGGTGCGCCGCATTTGATGCAGCACTGATCCCGCGCAATCAGGGCCTTTCTGAGTTTCGGGCCGAACAGGCGGTCGTCTTGGCCGACGGCGATGGGGATGTTGTCGCCGTTGATGATGATGTCGGTGATGGTGGAGTCACAGGCGAGCAGGGTGGTGGTGGCTCCGGCGACCGGTCCGGTGAAGGCGAGGATGCCGCGGCCGTCGGCGTCGGCGGGCATGGTGAGCAGGATGGATTGTTTGGGGGCACCACCGAGGAGGCCGTGGTCGGCGGCGGTCATGGCGGCGTCGAGGATGCGTTCCAAAGCATCGGAGCGGCGTCGTCCGGGTGCGCGGGTGTCTTCGGCGCCGTCGGGTTCGGGTCGGGGTGTACTGAAGGCGTCGATGAGGGTGTGCAGTTCTTCTCCGATGACGGCGTCGAGGTCTCCGCGCACGATGGTGCGCCCATCCCCACCGGTTTTCGGTTCGTTGACGGTGACGGTGAAGTCGTTGATGGCACGGTCTTCGGTCGTAGGCAACCCGGTGTCGGAGTGGTCGGCGAGTTGATTGCCTAATGCGCGGGCGCGGTTGGTGATCTCCGACGGCGTGGCACCGGAGAAGGTGTGGGCGAGCAGGTCGGTCACCATAC is part of the Gordonia bronchialis DSM 43247 genome and encodes:
- a CDS encoding HNH endonuclease, which translates into the protein MKQIEHLVEQLANHTWDDTTGPEAHTTLTSILRLRNLVEHHAAVLVARLTALGLAKKQGRTMRELLIVMGCAPAVASRLVRVAGNLAPLPRLAGHTADGTVSGEHADAVVRGMTHIATRNGEPLSDSQRHSMVTDLLAHTFSGATPSEITNRARALGNQLADHSDTGLPTTEDRAINDFTVTVNEPKTGGDGRTIVRGDLDAVIGEELHTLIDAFSTPRPEPDGAEDTRAPGRRRSDALERILDAAMTAADHGLLGGAPKQSILLTMPADADGRGILAFTGPVAGATTTLLACDSTITDIIINGDNIPIAVGQDDRLFGPKLRKALIARDQCCIKCGAPAGWTHAHHITFYSHGGKTVLDNGCLLCPSCHTDVHHNGWDVVMGDDRHPWLIPPASVDPRRRPQPAYNRRTMRLDNVAA